A window of Streptomyces sp. SAI-127 contains these coding sequences:
- a CDS encoding MerR family transcriptional regulator, with amino-acid sequence MRIGELSRRTGVPTRLLRYYEEQGLLQPERTDNGYRAFGEAAVRDVQQIRGLLDSGLTTEMIRAILPYLSGPEEILLPPEHLTPRTAALLEAHVDRIQARIDCLARNRDRLSAYLAAVRAEAGRP; translated from the coding sequence ATGAGGATCGGTGAACTGTCCCGCCGCACCGGAGTCCCCACCCGGCTCCTGCGCTACTACGAAGAGCAGGGCCTGCTGCAACCGGAGCGCACCGACAACGGCTACCGCGCCTTCGGAGAGGCGGCGGTCCGCGACGTCCAGCAGATCCGCGGGCTGCTGGACTCGGGTCTGACCACGGAGATGATCCGCGCGATCCTGCCGTACCTTTCGGGGCCGGAGGAGATCCTGTTGCCGCCCGAGCACCTGACACCTCGGACCGCGGCCCTTCTGGAGGCCCACGTCGATCGCATCCAGGCCCGGATCGACTGTCTGGCCCGCAACCGCGACCGGCTCAGCGCCTACCTGGCGGCGGTGCGCGCGGAGGCCGGGCGGCCGTAA